One genomic region from Aliarcobacter cryaerophilus ATCC 43158 encodes:
- the prpB gene encoding methylisocitrate lyase, with protein MTSAGKRFREALKASNPLQIVGTINAYQALQATKVGHKAIYLSGGGIANASYGLPDLGMTMIEDVCIDVRRVTSICDTPLIVDADTGWGHAFNVARTVKEFIRSGAAGMHIEDQVAAKRCGHRPNKELVTTEEMCDRIRAAVDAKKELDPDFYIIARTDAHASEGQAAAIARAKAYVEAGADAIFAEAVHTLKEYKEFTDAMTVPVLANITEFGATPLFTTEELASVGIDMVLYPLSAFRAMNKAALNVYQELKDKGTQAGVISTMQTRMELYDMLNYHAYEQKMDELFSKGKAK; from the coding sequence ATGACAAGTGCAGGAAAAAGATTTAGAGAAGCCCTAAAAGCTTCAAACCCTCTACAAATTGTTGGGACAATTAATGCTTATCAAGCATTACAAGCTACAAAAGTAGGACATAAAGCTATCTATTTAAGTGGTGGAGGAATTGCGAATGCATCTTATGGTTTACCAGATTTAGGTATGACTATGATTGAAGATGTTTGTATTGATGTTAGAAGAGTTACTTCTATTTGTGATACTCCATTAATCGTTGATGCTGATACTGGTTGGGGACATGCATTTAATGTGGCTCGTACTGTTAAAGAATTTATTAGAAGTGGTGCTGCTGGAATGCACATTGAAGATCAAGTTGCTGCAAAAAGATGTGGTCATAGACCAAATAAAGAGCTTGTAACTACTGAAGAGATGTGTGATAGAATCAGAGCTGCTGTTGATGCTAAAAAAGAGTTAGATCCAGATTTTTATATTATTGCTAGAACAGATGCACATGCAAGCGAAGGACAAGCTGCTGCGATTGCTAGAGCTAAAGCTTATGTTGAAGCTGGTGCTGATGCTATTTTTGCTGAAGCTGTTCATACTTTAAAAGAGTACAAAGAGTTTACAGATGCTATGACTGTACCAGTTTTAGCAAATATTACTGAGTTTGGAGCAACTCCACTATTTACAACTGAAGAGTTAGCAAGTGTTGGAATTGATATGGTTCTTTACCCACTTTCAGCATTTAGAGCAATGAATAAAGCTGCGCTAAATGTTTATCAAGAGTTAAAAGATAAAGGAACACAAGCAGGTGTTATTAGTACAATGCAAACAAGAATGGAGTTATACGATATGTTAAACTACCATGCTTATGAGCAAAAAATGGATGAACTATTTTCAAAGGGAAAAGCTAAATAA